AGAGAAATAACCAAGGGtcaaaaacatagaagaaaagaaaaatagaggtgATGCTTTAGCTAATTCTGGAGTTTCCCTGAGGGCATCTGCCAATATCAGAAACCTCAGAAttctgaatttgaattttaagGCTCTGAAGTGTATGAAAGAAAAGGGCTTGCTCCCAACACAGTAACTAAGGCAACCCACCACATCAGCACAATGTCAGGACACTCAGACAATGACATGCTCAGTAAAAGAAGAAgctagaaaaacaaaattcatcTGCCAGAGTTAAGAGCTTGGCCTCAGTGCTGGGTGGGCAAAAATTTCCCCTGAGAAGTATAACTGTCCTGCCTTCATTCAGGTTTGGGGCTTGAGTTTATACTACCTATGTGGTCCAATAACTCCAAGCTGAGGAGTAATCAACTTAAAGTAGCCCATTGGTAGCACTCAGTGGTACCTGGGCAAAAAATTTAAATCCTCTCTGGTAGAATGTACCCTCCATCCAGATCCCTCAGGATTCCTGTAGATTAAGGTCAACCAAATATGAACTCACAACCGCAAATCGTAATGCATGGACACCTTCACGAGGGATTTATAAGCTCATTCATACTTCCAAGGACTGTTCTTTGGGACCTATGCTTAATACAAAACATAACAGTAGGCAATGAAAAGGAGATGAAAGAAGTGGGGCATATATATCAATATCTAGAAGGGCATATGTTGTAAAAGACAATACATAGAGcattaaatatacaaaatgaacACTACAGATAGAAAGAACAATGGAAGTTCAGAAAAATGGGGATCCCCTAAAGACAGGACAATTTAGAGAAGGCTGCATGGTAGGGGGGATATGAAATCAATCTGGGTACCGAGCTATTTAAGCGTTTTAACATTCTTGTTCAACACGCAGGCATTCACTGCTTTCTTTGTGTCAAATACTGAGCTAGGCACTGGGAgatgcaaagataaataagaccagGTATCTTCTCTCCAAGAACTTAGGGTCTGGTGGAGGAGACAGATCTGTAAAAAGATGACCTCTAAACCTATGCGGCAAAAGCAGGATAGGATAAAGGCACAGAACATGATGGGATTTCGCTAGGTAGAGGGAGGTTGAGAAAGCATTCTGATTGTCCGGAACTGGGTGGGCACAGATTTGGAGCCATGAATGGTGGAGGTAAGGTTTTGGCTAGCACACATGCCAATGTGGGCTTACTTACTTCTAGGCTAGAGGCATTTTGAAAACCACATTAAAATGAATGTGGCACATTCTTGGGAAAAGTTTGGACAAGTTTATCCACATTGGATGATTTTAACAAAATTTGTGCTTTGAATACTAATGTTTTGACTTCATTCTTTCATTGTACCTTAGCAAAAGAAGTTAATGGAAAGCAAGTGTGCTACAAACACCATTTCGTGGCAAACTCAATTTCCTGTCCAGAAAATATGGATGTGTTTTGTCACATTACCAATACCGCTAATAATTCAGTCCGGAGCCCATCTATGAAGCTTAAtctggttcctggtgagagcattttaaattattttaaaatgttatagtcACGAGCAGggattcatgtattcattcactccctcattcatccatcaatagaTATATGTTAATCACTTTCACGTAGCAAGCCTTGAGCTAAGCATGGGGCTTTGAAAAGCAATAAGCTATGTTTCTTGGCCTCAAGCCTAGGGGAGagataaatgtgattttaaaatgttatcacaTATAATGTGGTAGATTCTAAACTAGAGACAGTTGTGGGTGGCTAGAAGAGGCTGCCCGGTTTAACTCTGCTAGTGATTAGGTGGGGAGAAATTGATCAAGAAAGCCTTGCAGATGAAGCCATATTTCCGTAGATAAAAAGAATCAGAAACTGTGTAAAAAGAGTTATGTAAAAAGAATCAGAAACGATCTGTCCCATCCTTTGTCATCACTGAGCCAATATCCCCCTAAATACTATTTTCAAGGTAAAAGGTCGTGATTTGTGGAGCCATCTCTGTAATAACCCATACTGAAGAGCTCTCCTCAGTAGCAACAGAGGGGCAAGTGGGTAAAAGATGCTCCTGGGCTTGCATCATAAGCAATCCCCTCCCCCCAGAAATCTTCTCTCTGATAGAACCCGTGATGTCTGTAGGATCCATGGCTCTGTTACCAAGCTTGTTTGAGTTTACTGAGGGATTTGAGGTCCTTCTCACATCTCTTGGTATCTGAGCCCTAGACAACAAAGTAGGAAGCAATTTAGAGCTCCCTACCTCTCTGAGTCACGGTCCTCTGGACCCCACCAAGCACACCTCTTCCAGGGGGCCGCCAAAGTCATTTCTCCACTGTCCCCCCATCTTAGCCTAGGCATCATCATGTTTTATTCACTTACCTTTGTTCTGCTCTTCTGTCTTCATACCAAGTCtgattcctcttctttttcctaatAGAACATTACTTAGGTATTCCAAGATTTTACACAATGGCTAAGAACTCAATTCATGCTAAATTTAAAAGATGATGAGAAGGGGGGTCTGCTCATCAGAGAGTCAGGGTCCCCTGGAGACTAGAGATTCTGCAATAAATGCCATTTTCCCATTCAAGTCTGTCTTGAGTAGAGGTAAAGAAAAGTCATCCTTAAGGGAAACCAGAAGGAATAAATGCTTAGGAATATTGCCCAGAATATTCAGGTCATGGGTGCCTGGAATTCCTACCACTAATTATATCCTTGGATTAAGgtggtgcttctcaaacttggctgcaccCTAGAATCACCGGGGAAGCTTAAAAAACTGCTGATGCCTGAATTCCAGCCCAAGAGGTTTTGATCTACTTGGGCTGGAGTGAGCCTGGACATTGGTATTTTCCAAGCTCCTCTGGCGATTCTAATACACCAGAGTTGAGAATCCCTTGGATTAAGTCATTATGTCCCTAAGACCCTTGTTAACCTGCCTATCTTTTATCTGGATGAGTACACATCAAGCTCTCATTATTTTCCATGGCTTAGATTTTACAGACATCAGAGAGAAGATTCCTGGAGGTCAGAGGTGGGAATGAGGCATTGAGGAAATAAATTCTGTTAGAAAAAGCCAGCGCAGATTAGAATCGGATTTGCATGGAAAGCACTAAGGGGCTTTAGAAAATCAGGGGCAAAATAAAGAAACTGGGCAACTCCGAAAAGGtcactaaaaggaaaaaaggagatgaGTTCAAAGATCAAAACTCTACCTAAGCCTGACCCTATTTCCActatcttttctcctcttttcaatTGTTCTTTTTATGTCCAtttttccaatgcaggggagaacGTCACATGCCAAGATCCTATCATAGGTGTTGGGGAACCCGGAAAAGTCATCCAGAAGCTTTGCCAGTTCTCGAATGTTCCCAGAATCCCTGGGAGTCCCATTGGGGGGATCATAACTTACAGATGTGTGGGCTCCCAGTGGAAGGTCAAGAAAAACAACTGCATCTCCGCCCCAATAAATACTCTGCTGCAGCTGGCTGAGGTGATTCTTAAACCCTTGACTCCGAACTCTTGGTGGGGAAATGTGTCTAGCTGATTCTATTTCTCAGCACTTAGGAAAATGAGCTTTGAGCTGCTTTGTGTTGCTCTCAAAGCTATACTTATTTAATTGCAAAGAAGATGCAACCCTAGAAATGCTGATATTTTGCTTGAATCCAAATATGGAGGCAGCGAAATACGTGTTCTGCTCTAGGACCAGCTGTACAGCTTCACCTTGACTTCTTAATACCTTGTTTCCATTACCGCCAAGATGGAAGTCGTGTTATCCCCTCTAACTGCTCTCCTTTGAAGAATTTTTATATCAAGCTAATAGCGCTAATCTTTTCAGAAAGGGGAGCAACACAAAAAGTAAGGTTCATCAgtcaaaaaaaaatagtttgggcTTTACGTTTTTACAAGTCTGAGATTTCCTTAATCCTTAGAGGTAAACTATAGTTATAGAAAGGCCTAGCTGACCTCTCTTACCTAGAATAGAGGTTACTGCCATGTGGTAGGAAAAACATGTTtcacttcatcaaaataaatataaattacctCTCATACTTAAGTTGCTGAAAGTTCGAGACTCCTAAAATTCCATGAGTTGCAATAAATGAGGCAATTAGTGGGGTTATAGCTCATGGTAATATCTTCAGACCATGAGCTATATTTGGAGCTAACATCTGGTTAGCTCCAAATCCTCGCATCCTGGGAAGAAGGACTGAGAAAAAGGGGTGATATTGGTTTGCATTTTATCTAATTATCTCTTGTCTTACATCAAACTCATTAAAATACCGACTATGTATAAAGCATTATTATAGGTGTTATCAGCGTAAAGAGGCCAAATCAGAACTTGACCTCTGATTGGATACGGAATGTAGatgttatatatgtattaatttgGGCTAGGATAATCAGGAAGTTCTGCTTGAAAAACTTGGCATCTGAGTTAGACCTTGATGGGTAAAGCATCAGGAATATAAACTATCCCAATTGAGgaagatagaaattataatttGAACTCAACATTGGGCCCTGGTCCCAATTCTAGATACTACATACCCTTTTAATGGAAAGGGGGCATGCTGACCTATCATGCTCcgtctaatttatccattcaacatatgttattgaatacctactacatACAAAGTTAAATGACTATGTTAGGGGTTATGGGATATGAGAAggatataaagaaatgcaacacatGGTTCCCATTGTTAAGGAGCTTATCATTTAATGGGAGAGagattgaaattagaacacaggATGACACCGGTAGAGAGGTCACAAATGTAAATTCTGTTAAGTAAAACAAATACTTCTGCATTCAGAGGAAGAAACTCCCCTGGGTTAGAACACTCATCAAAGTTCTTTATGGAGAAGACCAACTTTTAGTTCATTCTTTAATTATAGTGAGGAGTCAGATAGTTAGAAAACACAAATGTGATCATtatagataaggtgaccatatagtttatcatccaaaccaggatactttttgctttttggtttttttgtttgtgtgtgtgtgtgtttgttttattgaagtatagttaatttacaatgttgtgttagggaaaagaatctaaaaaagaatatttcagattcttttcccttataggttattacaggatattgagtatagttccctgtgctatacagtaggtccttgttggtcctaattttccctccccccctttcccctttggtaaccttaagtttgatttctatgtatatgggtctatttctgttttgtatataagttcacttgtatcatttttgaaaataaaagagggCACTATTTATAATTACACTGGGACATCAGATATAAACCAGAACTGTCCCAGGAAATTTGGGATAGAAACCACTCTCATGGTCAGCGAGGTAAGTGATGAGAAAAAGCAGAGTGGCAAATGTGCTTTCATCCAGACAATCAAGTGACAATTTTATGCAACTTTAATCTAGTTCTCTAGCAATCATATCtacttcccttcctttttcttttcaactaGTCATCAGGTTGACATATACTCTACTGTTCCCCCTCTGTGTGTGAGGTCTcgtgtaatattccattctgaAGAGCAAGCACAGTTTAAGAGATAAGTACATTACCTTATGGGATGTACTTATGAGAATGGAGGAATCAAAAAGGAAACTCAGATGTGAGAGATTTTTGTCATGGATGTATCAGCAGTATTTGATGACTGATGggcaagttttttggtttttgtctgtCTGTGTCGGCTTTTGTTTTACTAGGCTTTGATGAAGAGCCCCTCTCAGGATGCGAAGCTCCCTTCATACCTAAAGAATCTTTCCATTAGCACAAACCAGGTGAAACTTGAAGTCAACTCATTTCCTGGGAGCCTGGGGGCCATTATTAACATCCTTGATTTGCTCTCAACAGTTCCAACCAAAGTGAATTCAGAAATGATGATGGTGAGTTTGCTTAAGCCTTGCAGGAGTTTGGGGTCTTGTCTTTTCATCCCTCAGGACTTGGGGTCAAGGAACATAACTTCTCTCCATTGCAActtcttctctgtcttttcccGAGCAACGCTTTGCCAGCTCTGGCTTTTAGCATATCAGTGAATATTTTCAGTGTACATTTTGGGATCTTAAGAAGATTTCTTTAGAGAAGGTCTGTTTTAGTTTCTTCATTAAAAGAGAATGAAGTCTTACCTGCTTTCTAAGAAAACTAGGAATGAAAGGTTTTCAGAATATGTACGAGGTGGGATTCTCAATGGTCTCTCACAAAACATGATCTTTGAAGCAATCAGCGTTCTGAGAGGAAAGAGAATTCACCCACCAGAGTTCAAATGAAGAGACTTTAATGAAGGGATACTTACGGAGGTAaaaccaggaatttaaaaaaaaaaaggtgtcaggCACCCAGAGACGAGCTACATTTAGAAGCCCTTACTACCCTGAGGACTAAtgcagaaaggagaggaaatagtGCACCCATAGCCTTGGAGGAGGGATCACTGAGCAGGAGTTACAGTATTGGAAGTAGGTAACTATCACCAAAGGTGTGCTGAGAGTGAAATGAAGGTGCAGTGGGTAGCAGGAAAAATATATCTCAGCTTCTTTCTTCGCTCACCCTCTCATCTCCTGCCGATGCTTCtcattggccaaacccaaccaGAGGTAACTGGCAAGCAGTTTGGGTACCAGGAGTCCAAGGAGCTTATACAGATTTCCTagcgctgctgtaacaaactgccTCATTCTAACCTCTGACTTTGTCTTCACATGACCTTCTCTTCTTCTCCATttaccttctcctcttctgtctcttatcaAGATacttggatttagggcccatttaggtaatccaggatgatttttctctcaagatccttaattacatctacaaagaccctttcTCCAAATAAGGTTTTCTCCAAATAAGGGCCACCATTCAACTAACTGCAGGGTTCATCATTTCAGAGAACAGAACAAGGCAAAGAAGGGCAGAGAGAAAAATCCATTTCTCTCCATGGAGAGAAGCCACAAATGACAATTCCAAGTTTATGGGAGAGAGAATCAAAATGTTGAGCTAAAAAGAAAGATGCCTTTAACAACAGTCCCATGGCTTATTTGATGCGCAGCATTTGAGAGGGTCTTCTGAGACTACCTCACCCTTGCTGGTGAGATACCACCCACCCAAAAGCCTTTACGGGcttgagatttaaaataaaataaaacaattaataaatatCTCTGTCAGCCTGCTGAGTCGACCTTAGTGAGAGGTGGGGGTAGTTCTCACCGTCACGACTGCTAAATGTTTAGTAAGTCTCGCAGTTGTGAGGACCCATCCCCTGCTAATTCCCTCCATAAGAAGGTGGATCACAGTACTCCACAGCCTGTGATGctacatttttctcttctcttttcttcctccttgtaCCCACTTAACCAGTTTCCAGGGAgatgttctcttttttctctcttatgaTTGAAAACATTCGGTTGGTTTGATCCCATGCCTTGTCAATTACAGCACGTCCTCTCCACGGTCAACGTCATCCTCGGCAAACCCGTTTTGAATACCTGGATGACATCACAACAGCAAAAGACCAATCAGAGCTCACAGTTATTGCATTCAGTGGAAAGATTTTCCCGAGCCTTACGGTCAGAAGATAGCACCATCTCCCAACCTAATGTTCAGATGAAGAGCATGGTCATAAAATCTGGCCACCCCAAATCCTATACACAGAGCTTTGTTTTCTTAGACTCTGACCTCTGGGGCAATGTGACCATTAATGAATGCCAGCTGGAACACCTGCAGCCGGATTCATTTATCGTCACCGTGGCTTTCCCAACTCTCAAAACCATCCTGGCCCAGGATGTTCCAGGAAAGACTTTTGCAAACAGCTTAGTGATGACAACCACTGTCAGCCAGAATATAACCACGCCATTCAGGATTTCGATGACTTTCAAAAACAACAACCCTTCGGGCGGGGTACCAAGGTGTGTCTTCTGGAACTTCAACCTCGCCAACCACAGAGGGGGGTGGGACAGCAGTGGGTGTTATGTTAAAGAAGTCACCGAGGACAGCGTGTCCTGCAGCTGTGACCACCTCACATCATTCTCCATCCTCATGTCCCCTGATTCCCCAGACCCTGATTCTCTCCTGAAAATACTACTGGATATCATTTCCTACATCGGGCTGTGCTTTTCCATCTTGAGCTTGGCAGCCTGCCTCGCTGTGGAAGCCGTGGTGTGGAAATCGGTCACCAAGAACCGGACTTCCTCCATGCGCCACATCTGCATCGTGAACATTGCCGCCTCCCTTCTGGTCGCCGACGTCTGGTTCATCGTGGCCGCCGCCATCCACAACTACCGCTACCCACTCAACAGGACGGCCTGTGTGGCCGCCACCTTCTTCGTCCACTTCTCCTACCTCAGCGTCTTCTTCTGGATGCTGACTCTGGGCCTCATGCTCTTCTACCGCCTGGTTTTCATCCTGCATGACACGAGCAAGTCCATTCAGAAGGCTATTGCGTTTTCTCTCGGCTACGGTTGCCCTCTGGTCATCTCCGTCATCACGGTGGGGGCCACCCAGCCCCGGGAGGTCTACACAAGGAAAAATGCTTGTTGGCTCAACTGGGAGGATACCAAGGCCCTGCTGGCCTTCGTTATCCCAGCACTGATCATCGTGGTGGTCAACGTGACCATCACGGTCGTGGTCATCACCAAGATCCTGAGACCTTCCATCGGGGACAAgccaagcaagcaggaaaaaaGTAGCCTGTTCCAGATCACCAAGAGCATTGGGGTCCTCACACCGCTCTTGGGGCTCACCTGGGGTTTCGGTCTCGCCACCGTGTTCCAGGGGAGCAATGCTGTGTTCCATATTGTATTTACCCTCCTCAATGCCTTCCAGGTACGTTCTGCAGGGCAGTGCTCTCAGGAAGGATCTATAATGATAGAAACACAAACAGGGGTAGGAACGGGGAAGGACTTTTGTTCATAGGAGGCCCTAGCCCTAAAGAACGGTAATGACAAGAACTCAATGAAATAGAAAGGGCACATTCCTCTGTTCCCATGGAACCTCATGCCTCTTATCGCCTGCATTATAATTTAGTTGCATATGCACCTCTCTTCTAAATGCCCTGGTAATACAAATAGGAGGAAAGTCCCTTCCCTACACTGGATTTTGCTATTTATCTAACATTATCTTGATGCCGTTTATTATCTCCTAAATGAAAATACCACCATTAAACCAAACAATCTCTCCAGTTAATTTCCACAAGCATTAAATGAGCTCTGCCTTGGTGAGGTCAGGGGCAGCATCTGTCTTATTTATCAATACATTCCTAGTGCCTGCAAAGACCTTGGCACAGCCTAGGTGTTCGGTAACCATTTGGCAAATGAAATGAATGCTCTGTACCACATAATGGGTTCTCAGGAAACATTTTTCTGaaggatgaaagaatgaatgctcTATGTAAGGTAGACATTTTGCTCCTttatgtgaaaatgaaaaagacattctCTTTGCTCTCCAGCCGCACGTAACTATAATACAAGCCACATTGTTAGGAGAGCTTTAGCAGAGGTACAGACAACAAGCCTTTGGAGCACAAGGAAGGGGATGCTTAATTCTGATTCAACCAGTAGATCAGTGGTAGGCCTAGGTCCCCATGAGCTGGTGAGGATCCAGGGCATCTGGAGGTGATGTCAAGACATTGCCCTAGATGCTAATGCCAAGACCATGCAAATCCTAACTTCTGCTACTGGGTCCATGGCTCCAAACTCTAAGGCTCATGTCTAATGATGTTTATAATATGCCTTGACTAGAAGGGACTGATTATTCCACCTCATGCCCTATGTTCTCATCACAACTACATGAGGGCTACTGTAGACATAAGACGTATGTTTAATAACATAACCAGCAGGATCTCCAGCGCACAATTGGGTGGAAATAGGGAAATTGAAAATATCCTTATGACATTATAACATCAAAGGTCCCTTGGTGTGGACCTACTACATCAGTGTCATCTACTGGGCCATAAATGCAGATGTGGAAAGAGGTAGTACAAACTCTATGGCAGGTGAACAATACTTCCTATTTTGCTAGACTAGaatatgattaatataattaatatgatTAAAATGCACTTCTTCCCAATTCTTTTTTCAGGGATTATTCATTTTACTCTTTGGATGCCTCTGGGATCAGAAGGTAAGAACAGTGACAGTCATGATCCTAGAAAAGTCTAAATTGCAGTGACATGTTGAGTTGACAATGGCTTCTTTTAAATGATGCAGGTACAGGAAGCCTTGCTGAATAAGTTTTCACTGTCGAGGTGGTCTTCACAGCACTCAAAGGTAAATACTTCCTTTGTAGAGACTTTCACAAACCCCTCTCTCTCCACTACCAATTATAACATAGATTATTCCACTGTGTTTGCTTCTTACCTGATTCTGCCTATTAAACATAGTCATGGAACGGAACTAGCATTAAGATGCTGTCCCCACATCTTTAAATAGAGGTTACAAATAGCACAGATAATATCAACTGGAGTTTAAAACCAAATTTCAATGAGAAGCACTCTTCTGGGGAAACTCAAGGCCATAAAGAACAAAATTTGAAGAATAATGATGAATAGAATTTTCTGTAGTTCATCTTGGAAAATAACTATTGCgcttaaatatatttgttttcatatgtCAGAAGATAATAAACCCTATCAAACagtaaaaaatgtatttggaagCTATTTCCCTAATACTGGTGGTGATATTACAGTGTTTCAAAAGGTGGCTCCCCTGCTTAATTTGTCTGAAATAGAAATTCATGTTCATCCAGGCTCTCTCCTTAAAGTGAGATGAAAGATGCAGTCAGTGACCACTAGCAGGCAGCAAACGAATCATCCTACAGATAAAAACTGGGCCTTGGTCTAACACGTTtgctttgtaattctttttttattttctagtcaACATCCCTAGGTTCATCTACTCCTGTATTTTCTATGAGTTCTCCAATATCAAGAAGATTTAACAATTTGTTTGGTAAAACAGGTACGTGCTGACCTCTAGATGTTTCCTGGGTTGACCTAAACATATTTGCCCTGGGGGGAATCTCACACCCCTACTGTCCCACTGCCCACTTCATGGCATTGACCCATAATGGCCTTATTTGGGGCAGAGGTTAAATACTTGCTTATATTTTCCCAAACAACCAAGAGGTTGGTACAGAGGGCAATTGCCTTCAACCTGTGGAGACCTCTCCATAAAAACTGTATCCACCATAAAACTGGGAACTGTAAATTGCTGGCCTGGTCAAACACGGAGTTCTCTTCTATTCCTGTTATATAAGAATAGGTAGGTCATGTTTATGCGTTACAGTGCAGCGAAGAATATATTTAGAGAATCCTACCATAGGATCCCATGCTGTGagtttcatttcccttttttttcccttttctttttttagagtgtgcttcttttacacatcGACATTTATAAAACTGTGCATACATATGAGGGATCACCCAAGTTAGCTGTTCTATTAGGGGCATGGCGCAGTGAACATTTCCTCCTTGTAGACATAAGATAAAGAATGTTAAGGACTTTGGGCAGTGGGTCTCAGCTATTCTGGCAAGCTGAAACTCCTGTCCCATGtcaccaccacctcctcccctTTGGAAAATAGGCACCAGACTTCCTTTCAGCTCCTCAAAACTGAACAAATCtcacaaatgaagaaatgtaTCAAATGTATCAAAAGCCTTCCTGACTAAGGCTTTTCATATAAAGCAAATTTTGAGAATGCCTATTAATTATTGAAACTCCAGAGAACTCAGTGTTTTGAGCTTCATTTTGATGCATTACTCATGAAACTGGAGGACCTTCACTTTTGATTGGACCTGTTGTGAAATGATCAAATCTCCAGGGTATGTTAGAACGATTCCCTTTGGCCAGCACTGTCCCTGGATCATGTTTACCATTTGCATGAAAGCAAGAACAGTGAAAACTCTATGAAACGATTCCACAGAATCAGAATTATGCAATATGTAAGGTCAATAAAATGTGTTCATTGTTTCTGAACCAGTCAGATCAAGAGTTGGGGTCTTGTTCCCGAGGTCCCGGGGCCTGAGAGCCCTGGCCACTGCCACTCAACCTTTCAGGGTCATTAATGCAGATCCAGGTTGGCCTACTTGAGGGTTCCATAATCACTGTAACTTTGGTTTGTGTTGTCAGCAGCGACAAAGGGCCCCCCAGGCAATGAAGGAAACCTTGTTAGCCGTGGCAGTCCGCCCATCTGATGGTAGGGTGGGCACTGTGTCGCTTCCCCTGCCCAACACACAGCCCCTACCGTCTCCGTGTTCAGTCCCCACCCCCCTGCTGACAGGAGCCTGTGCAGTAGCTCGCGGGCCACCCGCCCTGCTACACACATCCTCAGCACTTTTGTTGGCATTCTCTGACTCCTGCTGCTTTTTCAGTCctgccttttcttctcctgtaattttctctgttctttccttttctccctttccccagctcagcccccaggcccctcccaAGAGCTTCCCAAAGTCACACCAACCCAAAGGGACCAGGGATATTCCCTCCCACGGATGCCCCCAGGCCAGTGCATGTGGTGGCATGCAGAGGGCTGCCCCTGTCGCAATCTCCCTGTCTTTTGTAGAAATCTGGCTGCTGGTATGATGTGAAATAGTTAGTGCTTGTCTTGTCGGCTGCCACGCATGCTTGAGAACAGCTTTGTTTGTTCTCCAGGACTTctgggtctggggaggagggcaggcatGTGTTCCTATCCAGGCATGGCCTGAGCTTACCTGGCTCCTGGAGTAGAGAGCCCCCTGGGCGGTTAGCAGAGGTTCACACCCCAGTAATCATGAAGACTTGGCCTTCCCCTGAGCTGCTGTTCTGT
Above is a genomic segment from Eubalaena glacialis isolate mEubGla1 chromosome 7, mEubGla1.1.hap2.+ XY, whole genome shotgun sequence containing:
- the ADGRF5 gene encoding adhesion G protein-coupled receptor F5 isoform X2; its protein translation is MKSPRRTTLCFMIIVIVSSQATLNLNLESIVYPSLLREHELAGEDPVRQKRAVVMSSPAAQEFTVDVEVSFEDASFLELSKAYLNNLSFPVQGDDTDPATNILSIEVTTVCRPTGNEIWCSCEKDYKWPQERCLHNLTCQGHDGSPSGHHCSCLKGLPPKGPFCQLQGDITLRMSVRLNVGFQEELRNSSSALYRSYKTDLETAFREGYSILPGFKLVTVTEFRPGSVVVVYEVTTTAASPELMRKANEQVTQNLNQTYKMDSSSFQVTYSNETKLSITPEIILEGDTVTLMCENEVLSSNVSWQHVETGFDIQNSSRFSIYTYVLNNMTSVSRLTIYNITQDDAGEYICKLTLDIFEYGSRKKIDVTSIQILATEDMKVMCDNNPVSLSCCSEMTVNWSQVEWKQEGTINIPGSPETDTDSGCSRYTLTADGTQCPSGLSGTTVVYTCEFISAHGARGSKDIKVTFTSVGDNSSHKGEVHEFPRHVMEMGTVQSTTENSLETSKAPEQQANLKITLDPISVSEGQSFSIKCISDVSDYDEVYWNTSAGIKIYKRFYTTRRYPNGAESVLTVKTSTREWNGTYHCIFRYKNSYSVMAKDVTVHPLPLEPDIMVDPLEAVIPCTSSRHIKCCIEEDRDYKVIFQAGSSSFPAAKEVNGKQVCYKHHFVANSISCPENMDVFCHITNTANNSVRSPSMKLNLVPGENVTCQDPIIGVGEPGKVIQKLCQFSNVPRIPGSPIGGIITYRCVGSQWKVKKNNCISAPINTLLQLAEALMKSPSQDAKLPSYLKNLSISTNQVKLEVNSFPGSLGAIINILDLLSTVPTKVNSEMMMHVLSTVNVILGKPVLNTWMTSQQQKTNQSSQLLHSVERFSRALRSEDSTISQPNVQMKSMVIKSGHPKSYTQSFVFLDSDLWGNVTINECQLEHLQPDSFIVTVAFPTLKTILAQDVPGKTFANSLVMTTTVSQNITTPFRISMTFKNNNPSGGVPRCVFWNFNLANHRGGWDSSGCYVKEVTEDSVSCSCDHLTSFSILMSPDSPDPDSLLKILLDIISYIGLCFSILSLAACLAVEAVVWKSVTKNRTSSMRHICIVNIAASLLVADVWFIVAAAIHNYRYPLNRTACVAATFFVHFSYLSVFFWMLTLGLMLFYRLVFILHDTSKSIQKAIAFSLGYGCPLVISVITVGATQPREVYTRKNACWLNWEDTKALLAFVIPALIIVVVNVTITVVVITKILRPSIGDKPSKQEKSSLFQITKSIGVLTPLLGLTWGFGLATVFQGSNAVFHIVFTLLNAFQGLFILLFGCLWDQKVQEALLNKFSLSRWSSQHSKSTSLGSSTPVFSMSSPISRRFNNLFGKTGTYNVSTPEITSSSLENTSSAYSLLN